A region from the Aegilops tauschii subsp. strangulata cultivar AL8/78 chromosome 5, Aet v6.0, whole genome shotgun sequence genome encodes:
- the LOC141022497 gene encoding uncharacterized protein: protein MTNMVHIDEKWFDMTRVKNSYYVLPGEPEPKRTVSNTHNIGKDKWPDDDEGATIFIQQDNAKPHVLPNDVAFREAVEQTDLDIRLLQQPLNSPELNCLDLCFHNYPQSLTDCRSPTNIQELVQGVEEEFENYDPDKLHRSFITLEAVTFEVMKDKGGNQYKLPHLHKDRFQNAGMEIISVYCDSQVVVDTRATIEEMEIAIGKENERKELAREGKRKKSKGKGREVK, encoded by the exons ATGACGAATATGGTTCACATCGATGAAAAGTGGTTTGACATGACGAGAGTGAAGAATAGTTACTATGTACTTCCAGGAGAACCTGAACCGAAGCGCACTGTGTCAAACACTCACAACATTGGGAAG GATAAGTGGCCTGACGATGATGAGGGAGCAACAATATTCATCCAACAGGATAACGCAAAGCCTCATGTCCTTCCAAATGATGTAGCTTTTCGAGAAGCTGTGGAACAAACTGATCTTGACATCCGATTGCTACAACAGCCCCTAAATAGCCCTGAGTTAAATTGTTTGGACCTCTGCTTCCATAACTATCCCCAGTCTCTAACCGACTGCAGGTCACCTACAAACATCCAGGAACTGGTACAGGGTGTGGAAGAGGAATTCGAGAACTATGATCCCGACAAGTTGCACAGAAGCTTTATCACATTAGAAGCAGTTACGTTTGAAGTTATGAAAGACAAAGGAGGAAATCAATATAAGTTGCCGCACTTGCACAAGGATCGCTTTCAAAATGCTGGCATGGAAATAATCAGTGTATATTGTGACAGTCAGGTAGTTGTTGATACTAGGGCCACAATAGAAGAAATGGAAATTGCAATAGGAAAAGAAAATGAAAGGAAAGAATTAGCTAGagaaggaaaaagaaagaaaagtaaAGGGAAGGGGAGGGAAGTGAAGTGA